In one Nocardioides luteus genomic region, the following are encoded:
- a CDS encoding ABC transporter ATP-binding protein: protein MLSLREVSVAYDGKPAVEDVSLELADGEVLALLGPSGSGKSTLLRAVAGLEPATGEIGWDGRSMRGVPTHKRGFALMFQDGQLFPHLSVAGNVAYSMRLRRIPAADREKRVADLLELVGLGGYQDRLPGTLSGGERQRVALARALAVEPRLLLLDEPLSALDAGLRERLAGDLRRILHEAGTTALMVTHDQEEAFAVADRIALLRDGCLVQEGTLRDVWARPTDTWAALFLGYARVLEGPAAYTVLKAAGLSPAGAVALRRSAFVADPAGPLTGTVVSARATPEQHRLVVRLDDIGEVDAVADSAPAPGESVRLRVEPNRLAIPESVVPESAEQPPAI, encoded by the coding sequence GGGCCTTCGGGCTCGGGGAAGTCGACGCTGCTGCGGGCAGTGGCCGGGCTGGAGCCGGCGACGGGGGAGATCGGCTGGGACGGGCGGTCGATGCGCGGGGTGCCGACGCACAAACGCGGGTTCGCGCTGATGTTCCAGGACGGGCAGCTGTTCCCGCACCTCAGCGTCGCGGGCAACGTCGCCTACTCGATGCGGCTGCGGCGGATCCCGGCCGCCGACCGCGAGAAGCGGGTCGCCGACCTGCTGGAGCTCGTCGGTCTGGGTGGCTACCAGGATCGCCTCCCGGGCACGCTGAGCGGTGGCGAGCGGCAGCGGGTCGCGCTGGCGCGGGCGCTAGCGGTCGAGCCGCGGCTGCTGCTCCTCGACGAGCCGCTCTCCGCGCTCGACGCTGGCCTGCGGGAGCGCCTGGCCGGCGACCTGCGACGGATCCTGCACGAGGCCGGCACCACCGCGCTCATGGTCACCCACGATCAGGAGGAGGCCTTCGCGGTGGCCGACCGGATCGCGCTGCTGCGCGACGGGTGCCTCGTGCAGGAGGGGACCCTCCGTGACGTCTGGGCGAGGCCGACCGACACCTGGGCCGCCCTGTTCCTGGGGTACGCCCGCGTGCTCGAGGGGCCGGCGGCGTACACGGTCCTGAAGGCCGCCGGGCTGAGCCCCGCCGGCGCGGTGGCGCTGCGCCGCTCCGCCTTCGTCGCCGACCCGGCGGGGCCGCTCACCGGCACCGTCGTCTCGGCAAGGGCCACGCCGGAACAGCACCGGCTCGTCGTACGTCTCGACGACATCGGCGAGGTCGACGCGGTCGCCGACTCGGCGCCGGCACCGGGGGAGTCGGTCAGGCTGCGGGTGGAGCCGAACCGGCTGGCCATTCCAGAATCTGTTGTCCCCGAATCGGCAGAGCAGCCACCCGCCATTTAA